One window of the Falco biarmicus isolate bFalBia1 chromosome 2, bFalBia1.pri, whole genome shotgun sequence genome contains the following:
- the CREG1 gene encoding protein CREG1 isoform X1, with protein MNTVDIVSPLAGSGKADFPLAKAARGALSLVKVSGQGCSDWRRAEDPPLPARGRGRGAGCRGGRLSRRAQSVSVGGRCGMAGSALLCAAVLLLLAAGGAIPPPEEAARMARFVLHNCDWGALATLSAQDGLRGRPFANIFSLSDGPPGPFSGSGVPYLYLTDMEISVQDLEINSNASLTVSLAQTPYCKKHRYDPQNPLCAHIIFCGSIVKVNDSEAGLAKKALFSRHPEMETWPKDHNWFFAKFNITNIWVLDYFGGLKIVTPEEYYSVKP; from the exons ATGAATACAGTGGACATCGTGAGTCCATTGGCTGGCAGCGGGAAGGCTGATTTCCCACTCGCAAAGGCTGCCCGCGGCGCGCTCTCGTTGGTGAAGGTGAGCGGGCAGGGTTGTTCCGATTGGCGGAGAGCAGAGGACCCGCCCCTCCctgcgcggggccgggggcgcggggccggctGTCGCGGCGGCCGGCTGTCGCGGCGAGCGCAGTCGGTGTCCGTTGGTGGCCGGTGCGGCATGGCGGGGTCGGCGCTCCTGTGTGCggcggtgctgctgctgctggcggcCGGCGGGGCCATCCCGCCGCCGGAGGAGGCTGCGCGCATGGCGCGTTTCGTCCTGCACAACTGCGACTGGGGCGCGTTGGCCACTCTCTCGGCGCAGGACGGGCTGCGCGGCCGCCCCTTCGCCAACATCTTTTCCCTCAGCGACGGGCCCCCGGGGCCGTTCAGCGGCAGCGGCGTCCCCTACCTTTACCTGACCGACATGGAGATCTCCGTGCAGGACTTGGAG ATCAATTCAAATGCCTCCTTAACTGTGTCTTTGGCACAGACTCCTTACTGCAAGAAGCACAGATATGATCCCCAAAACCCGCTCTGTGCTCACATAATCTTCTGTGGGAGTATTGTAAAG GTGAATGATTCAGAAGCAGGCTTAGCGAAAAAAGCATTATTCAGTCGCCATCCTGAAATGGAAACTTGGCCCAAGGATCATAATTGGTTCTTTGCCAAATTCAACATCACCAATATTTGGGTCCTGGACTACTTTGGTGGATTGAAAATTGTGACGCCAGAAGAATATTACAGCGTCAAGCCTTA G
- the CREG1 gene encoding protein CREG1 isoform X2, with product MNTVDIVSPLAGSGKADFPLAKAARGALSLVKVSGQGCSDWRRAEDPPLPARGRGRGAGCRGGRLSRRAQSVSVGGRCGMAGSALLCAAVLLLLAAGGAIPPPEEAARMARFVLHNCDWGALATLSAQDGLRGRPFANIFSLSDGPPGPFSGSGVPYLYLTDMEISVQDLEINSNASLTVSLAQTPYCKKHRYDPQNPLCAHIIFCGSIVKVNDSEAGLAKKALFSRHPEMETWPKDHNWFFAKFNITNIWVLDYFGGLKIVTPEEYYSVKP from the exons ATGAATACAGTGGACATCGTGAGTCCATTGGCTGGCAGCGGGAAGGCTGATTTCCCACTCGCAAAGGCTGCCCGCGGCGCGCTCTCGTTGGTGAAGGTGAGCGGGCAGGGTTGTTCCGATTGGCGGAGAGCAGAGGACCCGCCCCTCCctgcgcggggccgggggcgcggggccggctGTCGCGGCGGCCGGCTGTCGCGGCGAGCGCAGTCGGTGTCCGTTGGTGGCCGGTGCGGCATGGCGGGGTCGGCGCTCCTGTGTGCggcggtgctgctgctgctggcggcCGGCGGGGCCATCCCGCCGCCGGAGGAGGCTGCGCGCATGGCGCGTTTCGTCCTGCACAACTGCGACTGGGGCGCGTTGGCCACTCTCTCGGCGCAGGACGGGCTGCGCGGCCGCCCCTTCGCCAACATCTTTTCCCTCAGCGACGGGCCCCCGGGGCCGTTCAGCGGCAGCGGCGTCCCCTACCTTTACCTGACCGACATGGAGATCTCCGTGCAGGACTTGGAG ATCAATTCAAATGCCTCCTTAACTGTGTCTTTGGCACAGACTCCTTACTGCAAGAAGCACAGATATGATCCCCAAAACCCGCTCTGTGCTCACATAATCTTCTGTGGGAGTATTGTAAAG GTGAATGATTCAGAAGCAGGCTTAGCGAAAAAAGCATTATTCAGTCGCCATCCTGAAATGGAAACTTGGCCCAAGGATCATAATTGGTTCTTTGCCAAATTCAACATCACCAATATTTGGGTCCTGGACTACTTTGGTGGATTGAAAATTGTGACGCCAGAAGAATATTACAGCGTCAAGCCTTAG